The Sorangiineae bacterium MSr11367 genome window below encodes:
- a CDS encoding acylase, with the protein MKRLVLLIGALCVWCAPSGEDDETTTWERQARNVTIVRDEWGIPHVYGKSDADTVFGLMYAQAEDDFNRIETNYLNAMGGLAEAEGEAEVYRDLRMKLFIDPENIKAQYRASPPWLKALMDAYAAGLNYYLHRHPEVTPRVIRRFEPWMALTFSEGSIGGDIERISLAQLEAFYGKKPTIPNAVAPAPEPTGSNGFAIAPSNSASGHALLWINPHTSFFFRAEAQAVSEEGLNAYGALTWGQFFIYQGFNDRAGWMHTSSGVDCIDEYLETVVSKDGKPYYRYGAEERPLVATKIAVPYKTPNGVAQKEFTVYATHHGPIVREADGKWVSVRLMQEPMKALMQSYSRTKAKNYAAFKETMNLHTNSSNNTVFADAEGNIAYFHANFIPRRNPAFDWSKPVDGSNPATEWQGIHDVDEAPNVLNPPNGWIQNTNNWPYSSAGSNSPVRENYPSYVDRNVENPRGIHAVRVLKDKKDFTPDSLMSAAFDSVLPEFELLLPTLFAAYEALPDADPLKAKLAEPIASLRTWDRRWSLDSVPTSVAVYWGEDLWLRVTEEAAKAGVLIYEYIETKASARQRLDALAAAVDKLTADFGTWKMPWGDINRLQRLTGDIVQPFDDKAPSTPVAFTSARWGSLASFGARAAKETKKLYGTSGNSFLAVVEFGDRVRAKAITVGGQSGHPTSPHFSDQSSRYSAGQLRDVYFYRPDLEGHIERQYHPGE; encoded by the coding sequence ATGAAACGGCTCGTTCTCCTCATCGGTGCCCTCTGTGTGTGGTGTGCCCCGAGCGGCGAGGACGATGAGACCACCACCTGGGAGCGCCAAGCGCGGAACGTCACCATCGTGCGTGACGAGTGGGGCATCCCGCACGTCTATGGAAAGAGCGATGCCGATACCGTCTTTGGCTTGATGTATGCCCAAGCCGAAGACGACTTCAATCGCATCGAGACGAATTACCTCAATGCCATGGGCGGTCTGGCGGAGGCCGAAGGCGAGGCCGAAGTATACCGCGACCTGCGCATGAAGCTTTTCATCGACCCCGAGAACATCAAAGCACAATACCGCGCGAGCCCGCCGTGGTTGAAGGCCTTGATGGACGCCTACGCGGCCGGCTTGAACTACTACCTCCATCGGCACCCCGAGGTGACGCCGAGGGTCATCCGGCGCTTCGAACCGTGGATGGCGCTGACGTTCAGCGAAGGAAGCATCGGTGGCGACATCGAACGCATCTCCCTTGCGCAACTCGAAGCTTTTTACGGGAAGAAGCCGACCATCCCAAACGCCGTTGCCCCGGCCCCCGAGCCCACCGGCTCCAATGGCTTTGCCATTGCGCCGTCCAACAGTGCGTCGGGGCACGCATTGCTATGGATCAACCCCCATACGTCGTTCTTCTTCCGCGCGGAAGCGCAAGCCGTGAGCGAGGAAGGCTTGAATGCCTATGGCGCACTCACCTGGGGCCAGTTCTTCATCTACCAGGGCTTCAACGATCGCGCGGGGTGGATGCACACCTCGAGCGGCGTCGATTGCATCGACGAATACCTCGAAACCGTGGTGAGCAAAGACGGTAAACCCTATTATCGCTACGGTGCGGAGGAGCGCCCGCTCGTCGCGACGAAGATCGCCGTGCCCTACAAAACCCCGAACGGGGTGGCGCAAAAGGAGTTTACCGTCTACGCGACCCATCATGGCCCCATCGTTCGCGAGGCCGATGGCAAATGGGTGAGTGTCCGCTTGATGCAAGAACCCATGAAGGCCCTGATGCAGTCGTACAGCCGGACCAAAGCGAAAAACTACGCGGCCTTCAAGGAGACGATGAACCTCCACACCAATTCGTCGAACAATACCGTGTTCGCCGATGCCGAAGGCAACATCGCTTACTTCCACGCCAACTTCATTCCGCGGCGTAACCCGGCATTCGACTGGAGCAAGCCGGTCGACGGTAGCAATCCTGCCACCGAGTGGCAGGGAATTCATGACGTCGACGAGGCGCCGAACGTGCTGAATCCGCCCAATGGTTGGATCCAGAATACCAACAATTGGCCATATTCCTCGGCGGGATCGAACAGCCCGGTGCGAGAGAATTATCCGAGTTACGTGGACCGAAATGTCGAAAATCCCCGCGGCATCCACGCCGTTCGCGTGCTGAAGGACAAAAAGGATTTTACCCCCGATTCGTTGATGTCCGCGGCCTTCGACAGCGTCCTTCCGGAATTCGAGCTCCTTCTTCCCACGTTGTTCGCGGCCTACGAAGCCTTGCCCGATGCCGATCCGCTCAAGGCGAAGTTGGCAGAGCCGATCGCGAGCTTGCGCACGTGGGACCGACGTTGGTCGCTCGATTCGGTCCCCACCTCGGTGGCCGTCTACTGGGGCGAGGACCTGTGGCTGCGCGTCACCGAGGAGGCCGCCAAAGCCGGCGTTCTCATTTACGAGTACATCGAGACGAAGGCATCGGCCCGGCAACGGCTCGACGCCTTGGCCGCCGCGGTCGACAAGCTCACGGCTGATTTCGGGACATGGAAAATGCCCTGGGGCGACATCAACCGTCTGCAGCGCCTCACCGGGGACATCGTCCAGCCCTTCGACGACAAAGCCCCGAGCACGCCCGTGGCATTCACCTCGGCACGGTGGGGCTCGCTGGCCTCGTTCGGCGCACGCGCCGCCAAGGAGACGAAAAAGTTGTACGGCACGAGCGGCAACAGTTTCCTCGCCGTCGTGGAGTTCGGCGACCGGGTTCGGGCGAAAGCCATTACCGTCGGCGGGCAAAGCGGCCATCCCACGTCACCGCATTTCAGCGACCAGTCGAGCCGCTACAGCGCGGGTCAGCTGCGTGACGTCTATTTCTATCGGCCCGATCTCGAAGGCCACATCGAGCGGCAATACCATCCCGGCGAGTGA
- a CDS encoding LysE family translocator, with protein sequence MLTLAQFTGFLAAALLITLSPGPDNLMVLSLGASQGRRHGMMFGFGCALGCLSHTLLAVLGVSALIAASPIAFTALKMAGGLYLVWLGVHAIRSRGASLPTEGTAPKGEAASLGTVFRRGLVANAINPKVVLFFLSFLPQFVDPSRGHVSLQTGLLGIAFAMQAAILFGTLGYFAGAIGTQLRRRPTTAMWLDRVAGSIFIALGIKLAVSR encoded by the coding sequence ATGCTGACCCTCGCCCAATTCACCGGCTTCCTGGCCGCTGCACTCCTCATCACCCTATCACCGGGCCCAGACAACCTGATGGTCTTGAGCCTCGGAGCCTCGCAGGGCCGGCGCCACGGGATGATGTTCGGCTTCGGGTGCGCATTGGGCTGCCTTAGTCACACGCTGCTGGCCGTTCTCGGCGTGAGCGCACTCATCGCAGCATCCCCCATCGCCTTCACCGCGCTGAAAATGGCCGGCGGGCTCTACTTGGTGTGGCTCGGCGTGCACGCCATCCGCAGCCGCGGCGCAAGCCTGCCCACCGAGGGCACGGCGCCCAAGGGCGAGGCCGCCTCCTTGGGCACCGTGTTCCGCCGCGGTCTCGTGGCCAATGCGATCAACCCCAAAGTCGTATTGTTCTTTTTGAGCTTCCTGCCTCAATTCGTCGACCCGTCCCGCGGCCACGTGAGCCTGCAGACCGGCCTCCTCGGGATCGCCTTCGCCATGCAGGCGGCCATCCTTTTCGGTACGCTTGGCTATTTCGCCGGCGCCATCGGCACGCAACTCCGCCGCCGCCCCACGACGGCCATGTGGCTCGATCGTGTGGCGGGGTCCATCTTCATCGCATTGGGCATCAAGCTGGCCGTGTCGCGGTAG
- a CDS encoding aminoglycoside phosphotransferase family protein, which yields MTKSAMRQGMPYGVPPDLVPLNLGRGEQVRAWLERLPAIIASCVEEWHLQLRPCFSPLSYNYAAPAILAGGQRAVLKIGYPNRELGSEAAALAAFDGRGIVRLLDWKPEYGAMLLEQLLPGTALTRVTSAAEVDDARATSWAAHVMRTLWREAPADTSPFATVAQWFEGFERARHGHGFGQLPSALVDRAEQLYRELLASAGPPELLHGDLHHGNILAAGEGSWMAIDPKGLLGERAFDTVALLGNPMPDIADWPDLPRILRRRMAQLSEEAGLDRARVEAWALAQTVLSSLDALEDGDDEGHATAATVATALMP from the coding sequence ATGACGAAGTCTGCTATGCGCCAAGGCATGCCCTACGGCGTTCCGCCGGACCTCGTTCCCCTCAATCTCGGACGCGGCGAACAGGTTCGCGCGTGGCTCGAACGGCTGCCCGCGATCATCGCGTCGTGCGTCGAGGAATGGCATCTCCAATTGAGGCCTTGCTTCTCGCCGCTTAGTTACAATTACGCGGCCCCCGCGATTCTCGCCGGCGGCCAGCGCGCGGTTCTCAAAATCGGTTACCCGAATCGCGAACTCGGGTCCGAGGCTGCCGCGCTGGCGGCCTTCGATGGGCGCGGCATCGTTCGGCTCCTCGATTGGAAACCCGAATACGGTGCCATGTTGCTCGAGCAGTTGCTCCCCGGAACGGCGCTCACCCGCGTCACCAGCGCGGCGGAGGTCGACGACGCGCGCGCGACCTCGTGGGCCGCGCACGTGATGCGCACGCTGTGGCGCGAGGCCCCTGCCGACACGAGTCCATTCGCCACCGTGGCGCAATGGTTCGAAGGCTTCGAGCGCGCGCGGCACGGCCACGGATTCGGTCAATTGCCCAGCGCACTCGTCGACCGCGCCGAGCAGCTTTACCGCGAGCTTCTCGCCTCGGCGGGCCCGCCCGAGCTCCTCCACGGCGATCTGCACCATGGCAACATTCTCGCTGCGGGCGAGGGCTCGTGGATGGCCATCGATCCAAAGGGCCTTCTCGGCGAGCGCGCTTTCGACACCGTGGCCCTTTTGGGCAATCCCATGCCGGACATTGCCGATTGGCCGGATCTGCCGCGCATCCTCCGCCGCCGGATGGCCCAGCTCTCCGAAGAGGCGGGCCTCGACCGCGCGCGCGTGGAAGCGTGGGCGCTCGCACAGACGGTGCTCTCCTCACTCGATGCCTTGGAGGACGGCGACGACGAGGGGCACGCCACCGCCGCGACGGTGGCCACCGCCCTCATGCCGTGA
- a CDS encoding serine/threonine protein kinase — MRLLGRYALHGEIATGGMATIHFGRLHGDSGFSRTVAIKRLHKQFARDPEFVSMFLDEARLAALIRHPNVVPTLDVLSTEGELFVVMEYVHGESLSLLIKGEAAKKQRIPPQVAAAILSGALQGLHAAHEARDEHGQPLAIVHRDVSPHNVLVGVDGAARVLDFGIAKAAGSLHTTRQGEIKGKLPYMAPEQLMGEPATRLADVYAASVCLWEALTGHRLFSGTSEADVLNKVLLDDVSPPSRYAPEISKAVDDVVLRGLSREPRDRFPTALQMAVALERAFGRIATTHQVGQWMERVAGPQLMDRHRKVQAIEQRSPHSSASHGIPPSSARGIVAEEPSLSAATSAIPFSEGEPADPSGPWRTMVARRGRVKRLVVLAVVAVPVLVILIIAAWRGPTQPAVASKRATPPSASTPSDTVMELPASEPSASSPAMPATADAPSAKIVRSAAPKSSAAPPPAACTPPYYFDSAGRKRYKRECF, encoded by the coding sequence GTGCGACTGCTTGGGCGCTACGCGCTGCACGGGGAGATCGCCACGGGAGGCATGGCGACGATTCATTTTGGCCGACTGCACGGCGACAGTGGATTCTCGCGGACCGTGGCCATCAAGCGCCTCCACAAGCAGTTTGCGCGCGATCCCGAGTTCGTGTCCATGTTCCTCGACGAGGCGCGACTCGCCGCGCTCATTCGTCATCCGAACGTGGTCCCCACGCTCGACGTGCTGTCGACCGAGGGAGAGCTGTTCGTCGTCATGGAATACGTGCACGGTGAATCGCTTTCGCTCCTCATCAAGGGCGAAGCTGCGAAGAAGCAGCGCATTCCGCCGCAGGTCGCCGCGGCCATTCTTTCCGGCGCGCTCCAAGGTCTCCATGCGGCCCACGAGGCCCGCGACGAGCACGGGCAGCCGCTTGCCATCGTTCATCGCGATGTGTCGCCGCACAACGTCCTCGTGGGCGTCGACGGTGCGGCCCGCGTGCTCGATTTCGGCATCGCCAAAGCCGCCGGAAGTCTGCACACCACGCGGCAGGGCGAGATCAAGGGAAAGCTCCCGTACATGGCCCCCGAGCAACTAATGGGCGAGCCGGCGACGCGCCTCGCGGACGTCTACGCGGCGTCCGTTTGCCTGTGGGAAGCGCTCACGGGGCATCGCCTCTTCTCGGGAACGAGCGAGGCCGACGTACTCAACAAAGTGCTCCTCGACGATGTATCGCCGCCGAGCCGCTACGCGCCCGAGATCTCCAAGGCCGTGGACGACGTGGTGTTGCGCGGGCTATCGCGCGAGCCGCGCGATCGCTTTCCCACGGCCCTCCAGATGGCGGTCGCGTTGGAACGCGCGTTCGGGCGCATCGCCACGACGCATCAGGTAGGCCAGTGGATGGAGCGTGTCGCGGGGCCGCAGCTGATGGACCGCCATCGGAAGGTCCAGGCCATCGAGCAACGGAGCCCCCATTCCAGCGCGTCGCATGGGATCCCGCCGTCGTCCGCACGTGGGATCGTCGCGGAGGAGCCATCTCTCTCCGCGGCAACGAGTGCCATTCCCTTTTCCGAGGGAGAGCCGGCAGACCCTTCCGGGCCGTGGCGCACCATGGTGGCCCGGAGGGGCCGCGTGAAGAGGCTCGTCGTGCTCGCCGTGGTGGCCGTTCCCGTGCTCGTCATCCTCATCATCGCGGCGTGGCGTGGTCCAACGCAGCCCGCGGTCGCGTCGAAACGTGCTACGCCGCCATCTGCGAGCACCCCCTCGGATACCGTGATGGAGCTGCCGGCATCGGAACCGAGTGCGAGCTCGCCCGCGATGCCGGCGACCGCAGACGCCCCGTCGGCGAAGATCGTGCGGAGTGCGGCTCCCAAGTCCTCTGCCGCTCCTCCGCCGGCGGCATGCACCCCTCCTTACTACTTCGATTCCGCGGGAAGAAAGCGATACAAGCGCGAATGCTTCTGA